The Castanea sativa cultivar Marrone di Chiusa Pesio chromosome 11, ASM4071231v1 genome contains a region encoding:
- the LOC142614757 gene encoding putative disease resistance protein RGA1 yields the protein MAEGALFHLAGKVLELLGSFTLPEVKLAFGVQTEIEKLTSTVSTIQAVILDAEKQSSHSHQIKDWLRKLKGVLHDADDLLDDFSTQVLQHKVMRKKKVRIFSSSSNRIAFSPKMGRQIKAIRKRLNAIAKDKEDFHFVQSFIEPQVISRDRETYSFVLEDEVVGRENDKEVIIELLFDDNVVENISIIPIVGIGGLGKTTLAQLVYNDQSVNKNFELKLWVCISEIFDVKRIVKEILEQLTDEILKESFEMLQNQLREKLGGKKYLLVLDDMWNEDNTKWLLLKNLLMVGARGSRIVVTTRSKMVASITGATAWYALRGLPVEKAWNLFVKVAFGEGQLPKNQAFISLGKEILEKCVGVPLAIRTIASLLHSKASENEWRSFKNYELSKITQGEENNILSTLKLSYDHLPSYLKQCFAYCRLFPKDYEIHVGTLIDLWAAQGFIKLSNPKQRVKDVGREYFMLLLWRSFFQDVREDFSGNIWCKMHDLMHDLAISVAGTECTVLYSTEENIGENVRHVSFNLLDSSKQFPIINFDGKRIRTVLGHRRGCDFPCNALISNLKYSRTLDLSYRSQKMPSSIGKLKHLRYLDISENDHIKILPNSIVMLLNLQTLKLKNCRALRELPRDTKNLVKLRHLDISGCITLTHMPYGLGNLTSLEILPFFVVRGGGVKARASGGLSELNKLSNLGGILWIMNLGHGKDDMMECKAANMKEKQHLHQLVLSWNSELVGETECYDEMSLEGLHPHPNLEELILLYYMGVTIPSWVSSLTNLVDLLLRSNRRCHHLPPLNQLPFLNSICLVNMEALEYISEDNVSDVFCSSKETFFPSLLSLEITNCPNLKGWWRKDDNDGPGHLLLPSFPRLSKLEIEDCPNLTFMPLFPYLKVELKLWEASLKVLQQTMNKQRPSTSTSSSCYFPLAELDFLYLKGVNDLESLPEKLLQNLVSLRRLFIYRCHGLRSLPCKGIQHLTSLQEMRIVDCDELALVNDEDDGMQWQGLRSLHSVCFWGTPKLVSLPDGLQHVNTLQKLEIHNCTDLMAIPEWIGNLTSLHHLSISGCFNLTSLPQEICHLTSLQNLKIDNCPNLMALPESMDNLTSLHRLSISGCFNLTSLPQEICHLTSLQILQIDNCPNLMALPESMDNLTLLQTLKIGGFPNLTSLPQEICHLTSLQNLQIDNCPNLMALPEWIGNLTSLEGLIICKCLNLTSLPQGIHDLPSLQRLMIASCPILQARCFDEDWPKISHVPVVTLC from the coding sequence atGGCGGAAGGAGCTTTATTCCACCTCGCCGGAAAAGTCCTTGAACTGCTGGGTTCCTTCACTCTCCCAGAGGTCAAACTGGCCTTCGGTGTTCAAACTGAGATTGAAAAACTAACAAGCACAGTTTCCACAATCCAAGCCGTGATTCTAGACGCAGAAAAGCAGAGTTCTCATAGTCATCAGATCAAAGATTGGCTCAGAAAGCTCAAAGGTGTTCTCCATGATGCTGATGACTTGCTGGATGATTTCTCAACCCAAGTTTTGCAGCACAAGGTGATGAGAAAGAAGAAGGTACGCATTTTCTCTTCCAGTTCTAACCGTATTGCTTTTAGTCCTAAGATGGGTCGTCAAATAAAAGCAATTAGGAAGAGACTAAATGCCATTGCAAAAGATAAGGAGGATTTCCACTTTGTTCAAAGCTTCATTGAGCCACAAGTTATTAGTAGGGACAGAGAAACTTATTCTTTTGTTCTTGAAGATGAAGTTGTTGGGAGAGAGAATGATAAGGAAGTGATTATCGAACTTCTTTTTGATGACAATGTTGTAGAGAATATTTCTATCATTCCAATTGTTGGTATTGGAGGATTAGGGAAAACCACACTAGCTCAACTGGTTTACAATGATCAAAGTGTCAACAAAAATTTTGAGCTAAAACTTTGGGTTTGTATCTCTGAAATCTTTGATGTAAAACGAATTGTTAAAGAAATTTTAGAACAGTTGACAGATGAGATTCTTAAAGAAAGCTTTGAGATGCTGCAAAATCAGCTTCGAGAAAAACTTGGCGGAAAAAAATACTTGCTTGTCTTGGATGATATGTGGAATGAGGACAATACTAAATGGCTTCTcttgaaaaatttattaatggtaGGTGCAAGGGGAAGTAGGATAGTTGTAACCACTCGTTCTAAAATGGTGGCGAGCATAACAGGGGCAACTGCATGGTATGCTCTAAGAGGCCTACCTGTAGAAAAGGCTTGGAATTTGTTTGTAAAAGTTGCATTTGGAGAAGGCCAGCTGCCAAAGAACCAAGCCTTTATTAGCCTGGGAAAGGAGATTTTGGAAAAATGCGTTGGGGTACCTCTTGCCATAAGAACAATAGCAAGTTTGCTACACTCCAAAGCTTCTGAAAATGAGTGGCGATCTTTCAAGAATTATGAACTCTCAAAAATAACtcaaggagaagaaaataatattttatcaacaCTTAAGTTGAGTTATGATCATCTACCATCATACTTAAAACAATGCTTTGCTTATTGTAGATTGTTTCCAAAAGATTACGAGATTCATGTAGGGACTTTGATTGATCTTTGGGCAGCGCAAGGTTTTATTAAGTTATCGAATCCAAAGCAACGTGTTAAGGATGTTGGTAGAGAGTACTTCATGTTATTACTTTGGAGGTCATTCTTCCAAGATGTTAGAGAAGATTTTAGTGGCAATATATGGTGTAAAATGCACGATCTCATGCACGATCTTGCAATCTCTGTGGCTGGAACAGAATGTACTGTATTATATTCAACTGAGGAAAATATTGGTGAAAATGTTCGTCATGTATCGTTTAATCTTTTGGATTCGTCAAAGCAGTTTCCAATCATCAATTTTGACGGAAAGAGGATACGAACGGTTCTTGGACATAGAAGAGGGTGTGACTTTCCTTGTAATGCGCTCATTTCAAATCTTAAGTATTCACGCACACTAGATTTGAGCTATCGGTCACAAAAAATGCCGAGTTCAATTGGGAAATTGAAGCATTTAAGATATCTTGATATTTCTGAAAATGATCACATTAAAATTCTCCCTAATTCCATTGTCATGCTGCTGAATTTGCAAACACTGAAACTCAAGAATTGTCGTGCGCTTAGAGAATTACCCCGGGACACTAAAAATCTGGTCAAACTTAGGCATCTAGATATTTCTGGTTGTATTACACTGACTCATATGCCTTACGGACTCGGAAATTTGACTTCTCTTGAGATACTACCATTTTTTGTTGTGCGAGGCGGAGGTGTCAAGGCCAGGGCTAGTGGTGGGCTTAGTGAATTGAATAAGCTGAGCAATTTGGGAGGAATCCTGTGGATTATGAATCTAGGACATGGAAAAGATGACATGATGGAATGTAAAGCTGCAAATATGAAGGAGAAACAACATCTTCACCAACTGGTATTATCGTGGAACTCAGAGTTGGTTGGAGAAACCGAATGTTACGATGAAATGTCACTAGAAGGTCTCCACCCACATCCAAATCTTGAAGAATTGATTTTGTTGTATTATATGGGTGTTACAATTCCAAGTTGGGTCTCTTCACTCACTAATCTTGTCGATTTGCTATTGCGGAGTAATCGTAGATGCCACCACCTCCCACCATTAAATCAACTCCCTTTTCTCAACTCTATCTGCCTTGTAAATATGGAAGCACTTGAATACATATCAGAAGACAATGTTAGTGACGTGTTTTGTTCCTCAAAAGAAACATTCTTCCCATCTTTACTTTCTCTCGAAATAACTAATTGCCCTAATTTGAAGGGATGGTGGAGGAAAGACGATAATGATGGGCCAGGCCATCTGTTGCTGCCATCATTTCCTCGTCTCTCTAAATTGGAGATTGAAGATTGCCCTAATCTTACTTTCATGCCCTTGTTTCCATATCTTAAAGTAGAGCTGAAATTGTGGGAAGCTAGCTTGAAGGTATTGCAGCAAACAATGAATAAACAGAgaccatcaacatcaacatccTCCTCATGCTACTTTCCTCTCGCTGAATtagattttttgtatttaaaaggGGTTAATGATTTAGAATCTCTTCCAGAGAAGTTGCTGCAAAACCTTGTTTCTCTTCGGAGACTTTTCATTTATCGGTGCCATGGACTTAGGTCTCTTCCTTGTAAAGGTATTCAACATCTCACCTCTCTTCAAGAGATGAGAATAGTGGACTGCGATGAGCTGGCTCTGGTAAATGACGAAGATGACGGCATGCAATGGCAAGGCCTTCGGAGCCTCCATTCTGTGTGTTTTTGGGGAACTCCAAAGTTGGTGTCTCTACCAGATGGGCTTCAACATGTTAACACTCTTCAAAAACTCGAAATTCATAATTGTACTGATTTAATGGCTATACCGGAGTGGATAGGCAACCTCACATCACTACATCATCTTTCAATTTCTGGATGCTTCAATCTGACGTCATTGCCTCAAGAGATTTGCCATCTCACGTCTTTACAAAATCTTAAGATTGACAATTGTCCTAATTTGATGGCTTTACCAGAGTCAATGGATAACCTCACATCACTACATCGTCTTTCAATTTCTGGATGCTTCAATCTGACGTCATTGCCTCAAGAGATTTGCCATCTCACGTCTTTACAAATTCTTCAGATTGACAATTGTCCTAATTTGATGGCTTTACCAGAGTCAATGGATAACCTCACGTTACTACAAACGCTTAAAATTGGAGGATTCCCCAATCTGACCTCACTGCCTCAAGAGATTTGCCATCTCACGTCTTTACAAAATCTTCAGATTGACAATTGTCCTAATTTGATGGCTTTACCAGAGTGGATAGGCAACCTCACATCTCTGGAAGGGCTTATAATTTGCAAATGCCTTAATCTGACATCATTGCCTCAAGGGATTCATGATCTCCCCTCTTTACAACGGCTGATGATTGCTAGTTGTCCCATTTTACAAGCAAGATGCTTTGATGAAGATTGGCCCAAGATTTCTCATGTTCCAGTCGTGACATTATGCTGA
- the LOC142614569 gene encoding putative disease resistance protein RGA1 yields MAEGVLFDLGKKVLEVVGSLAFQEIKLTCGVKAELENLKSTVSTIQAVLLDAEKQGSHNNEVKDWLNKLRDVLHDTDDVLDDFFTEALQHKVMAGNKMTKEVRIFFSSSNKLAFSLKMGHKIKAIRERLDVIKKEKEDFHFIQNSVEPQVMNRDRETYSFVLEEDVVGREDDKEEIIKLLLDANTVENVSIIPIVGIGGLGKTTLAQLIYNDENVKNNFELKLWICISDNFDIKHIVKQILESLGNRRDEESLEILQNHLRGEINGKKYFIVLEDVWNENRNNWITLNNLLMGGARGSKIVVTTRSIKVAEIMGTTSPHELKGLDLEKAWSLFVKMAFKGGIEPENREIIALGKEIVKKCIGVPLAIRTIGSLLYGKTSKFEWQSFLDDELSKLTQQENDISLTLKLSYDHLPSHLKQCFAYCRLFPKDYLINIVTLINLWAAQGFIVLESPRQRFVDIGRKYFMELLWRSFFQEVRNDEWGNIESCKMHDLMHDLATLVSGSESAILNLSGANDIEKVRHVSFNLDESFIRVDSSMQFSIPMSNRRKIHTVLVFGVWRRYLGNLTCDALISNFKHLRALDLSNLRLLVVPPSIGKLKHLRYLDLSANNEIKILPNSITKMLNLQTLILQYCRSLKELPRGIQKLVNLRFLDVTGCSYELTKMPLEIEHLTYLETILPGVVVRKEGSGASCSGSYKKKKAKSNGGPSQLKELHNLGGKLRIEKLGYGKDDVWEYKDANINNRQHLQQLELEWGSWDGESECDEMLEGLQPHSNLKALKLSRYMGVRIPSWVSCLTNLVEFELVGNHRLQHLPLLNQLPLLKVVSLVGMGALEYISDEESVSNVWGDSSSSSSSSKTPFFPSLSSLSIKYCQKLKGWWRNSKDDDDDNEPHHLLLPSFPPSLSTLWIYDCPNLTSIPPFPYLKERMGLSGCSWKVLEQTMKMKMGAATTSTYLPLSQLQFLSLAEMNDFESLPEEWLRNLVSLQDLVLYFCDGLSSLHWIGILTSLQTLEIRGCHNLTSLPQEICNLTSLKELRISYCPLLRQRCKRQIGEDWPIVAHVPRVLVDGQNQQRETISSEFESVVKKRT; encoded by the exons atggCGGAAGGAGTTCTCTTCGACCTTGGCAAGAAAGTCCTTGAGGTGGTGGGTTCCTTAGCATTCCAAGAGATCAAGTTGACCTGTGGTGTCAAAGCTGAGCTTGAAAATCTGAAGAGCACAGTTTCCACAATCCAAGCTGTGCTTCTAGATGCAGAAAAGCAGGGCTCTCATAACAACGAGGTCAAAGACTGGCTCAACAAGCTTAGAGATGTCCTTCATGATACAGATGACGTGCTGGATGATTTCTTTACTGAAGCTTTGCAGCACAAAGTGATGGCTGGAAATAAGATGACAAAGGAGGTACGCATATTCTTTTCAAGTTCAAACAAGCTTGCTTTTAGTCTTAAGATGGGTCATAAAATTAAGGCAATTAGGGAGAGACTAGatgtcattaaaaaagaaaaggaggacTTCCACTTTATTCAAAACTCCGTTGAGCCACAAGTCATGAATAGGGATAGGGAAACTTATTCTTTTGTATTGGAAGAAGATGTGGTTGGGAGAGAGGATGATAAGgaagaaattataaaacttcTTTTGGATGCCAATACTGTAGAGAATGTGTCAATTATTCCAATAGTTGGGATTGGAGGTTTAGGGAAAACTACACTAGCTCAACTCATATACAATGatgaaaatgtcaaaaataattttgagctGAAGTTGTGGATTTGTATATCTGATAACTTTGATATAAAACATATTGTGAAACAAATCTTAGAATCTCTGGGAAATAGGAGGGATGAAGAAAGCCTTGAGATTTTACAAAATCACCTTCGAGgagaaattaatggaaaaaaatacTTCATTGTCTTGGAAGATGTATGGAATGAGAATAGAAATAATTGGATTACTTTAAATAATCTATTAATGGGGGGTGCAAGGGGAAGTAAGATAGTAGTAACTACTCGCTCGATAAAGGTAGCGGAGATAATGGGCACAACTTCACCTCATGAGCTTAAGGGCCTAGATCTAGAAAAAGCTTGGTCATTGTTTGTAAAAATGGCATTTAAAGGAGGCATAGAGCCAGAGAACCGAGAAATAATAGCCCTAGGAAAAGAGattgtaaaaaaatgtattggGGTGCCTCTTGCTATAAGAACTATAGGAAGCTTATTGTATGGTAAAACCTCTAAATTTGAGTGGCAATCTTTTTTAGATGATGAACTCTCAAAATTAACTCAACAAGAAAATGACATTTCATTAACTCTTAAGTTGAGTTATGATCATCTTCCATCACATTTGAAGCAATGTTTTGCTTATTGTAGATTGTTTCCAAAagattatttgattaatatagTTACACTTATTAATCTTTGGGCAGCACAAGGCTTTATTGTGTTAGAAAGTCCAAGACAACGTTTTGTGGATATtggtagaaaatattttatggaattACTTTGGAGGTCATTTTTTCAAGAAGTAAGAAATGATGAATGGGGCAATATAGAATCATGTAAAATGCACGATCTCATGCATGATCTTGCAACTCTTGTATCTGGATCAGAAAGTGCCATATTAAATTTAAGTGGTGCAAATGATATTGAAAAAGTGCGTCATGTATCATTTAATCTTGATGAATCATTTATTCGTGTGGATTCATCAATGCAATTTTCAATCCCCATGTCTAATAGAAGGAAGATACACACAGTTCTAGTATTTGGTGTATGGAGGAGGTATTTGGGTAACTTAACTTGTGATGCactcatttcaaattttaagcATTTACGTGCATTGGATTTGAGTAATCTAAGATTACTTGTAGTGCCACCTTCAATTGGAAAATTGAAGCATTTAAGATATCTTGATCTTTCTGCAaataatgagattaaaattctccCTAATTCCATTACTAAGATGCTGAATTTGCAGACACTAATACTACAGTATTGTCGTTCGCTTAAAGAATTACCCAGGGGCATTCAAAAGTTGGTCAATCTCAGGTTTTTAGATGTTACAGGTTGCAGCTACGAATTGACTAAAATGCCCCTTGAAATCGAACACCTTACTTATCTTGAGACAATACTACCAGGGGTTGTTGTGAGAAAGGAAGGTTCTGGGGCTAGCTGTAGTGGTtcgtataagaaaaaaaaggccaaGTCCAATGGTGGTCCAAGTCAGTTAAAGGAACTACACAACTTGGGAGGAAAATTAAGAATTGAAAAGCTGGGATATGGAAAAGATGACGTGTGGGAATATAAAGATgcaaatataaataatagaCAGCATCTTCAACAACTTGAATTAGAGTGGGGTTCGTGGGATGGAGAAAGCGAATGTGATGAAATGCTGGAAGGGCTCCAGCCACATTCAAATCTTAAAGCGTTGAAATTGAGTCGTTATATGGGTGTGAGAATTCCAAGTTGGGTCTCTTGTCTCACTAATCTTGTTGAATTTGAATTGGTTGGTAATCATAGATTGCAGCACCTCCCACTGTTAAATCAACTCCCTTTACTCAAGGTTGTCTCTCTTGTGGGAATGGGAGCACTTGAATACATTTCAGATGAAGAGAGTGTTAGTAACGTGTGGGGTgattcctcttcttcttcttcttcttcaaaaacacCATTCTTCCCATCCTTATCTTCTCTAAGTATAAAGTATTGCCAAAAACTGAAGGGATGGTGGAGGAATTCaaaggatgatgatgatgataatgagcCACACCATCTCTTACTTCCATCATTTCCTCCTTCTCTTTCTACATTATGGATTTATGATTGCCCTAACCTGACTTCCATTCCCCCTTTTCCATATTTGAAAGAAAGGATGGGTTTGAGTGGGTGTAGCTGGAAGGTATTGGAGCAgacaatgaaaatgaaaatgggaGCAGCAACCACATCAACCTACCTTCCTCTCTCTCAATTACAGTTTTTATCATTAGCAGAGATGAACGATTTCGAATCTCTTCCAGAGGAGTGGCTGCGGAACCTCGTTTCTCTCCAGGACCTCGTTTTATATTTCTGCGATGGACTGAGTTCTCTCCATTGGATAGGCATCCTCACGTCACTACAAACCCTTGAAATCAGGGGTTGTCACAATCTGACGTCACTTCCTCAAGAGATTTGCAATCTCACCTCTTTAAAAGAGTTGAGAATTTCTTATTGTCCCCTCTTACGGCAAAGATGCAAGAGGCAAATAGGTGAAGATTGGCCCATCGTTGCCCATGTCCCACGCGTACTAGTGGATGGGCAGAACCAGCAACGAGAAACAATTTCTTCAG AGTTTGAGTCAGTTGTCAAGAAGAGGACTTGA